The following coding sequences lie in one Apium graveolens cultivar Ventura chromosome 1, ASM990537v1, whole genome shotgun sequence genomic window:
- the LOC141664749 gene encoding putative serine/threonine-protein kinase PIX13 isoform X2 yields MGNCLKSPQSASNTGPISNINSNPSTTPSTRPSTTTTGTFYSNGGGFSVSGSSAVLGVGGFGTVYKGWVDEKTLEPCKIGTGMVVAIKKLNHESVQGFQEWQSEVNFLGTLSHPNLVKLLGYCWEDQDLLLVYEFMQKGSLENHLFRRSSAVEPLSWNKRLKIAIGAARGLSFLHNSEKKIIYRDFKASNILLDGDYNPKISDFGLAKLGPAGGESHVTTRVMGTYGYAAPEYVATGHLYVKSDVYGFGVVLLEMLTGLRALDMKRPSSQQNLINWGKPFLSQKRKLKTIMDARIEGQYSTKAAVQAAQLTLKCLETDMRKRPSMNEVVEVLEQIDSMTEKHKEPRSSSALSTKNHRHRFQHQPKSF; encoded by the exons ATGGGTAATTGTTTAAAATCTCCACAAAGTGCTAGTAATACAGGTCCAATTTCGAACATTAACTCAAATCCTAGTACCACCCCAAGTACTAGACCTTCCACTACAACTACTG GGACATTTTACAGCAATGGTGGTGGCTTCTCAGTCAGCGGCAGCAGTGCAG TGTTAGGCGTGGGAGGTTTTGGCACTGTTTATAAAGGTTGGGTGGATGAGAAGACCCTTGAACCTTGTAAAATTGGCACTGGAATGGTGGTTGCTATAAAGAAACTAAACCACGAAAGTGTGCAAGGGTTTCAAGAGTGGCAG TCAGAAGTGAACTTTTTAGGAACACTTTCTCATCCCAACTTGGTCAAGCTATTGGGATACTGCTGGGAGGATCAAGACCTTTTACTTGTTTACGAGTTTATGCAAAAAGGAAGCTTGGAAAACCATCTTTTCAGAA GGAGTTCTGCAGTTGAACCACTTTCATGGAACAAACGACTAAAAATAGCAATCGGAGCTGCACGAGGACTATCTTTCTTGCATAACTCGGAAAAGAAAATCATTTACAGGGACTTTAAGGCCTCTAACATACTGCTTGATGGG GACTACAACCCAAAAATTTCAGACTTTGGCTTGGCAAAATTGGGTCCTGCAGGTGGAGAATCACATGTCACTACTCGAGTCATGGGAACCTATGGTTATGCTGCTCCTGAATATGTTGCAACAG GCCATTTATATGTGAAGAGTGATGTCTATGGATTTGGGGTTGTGCTACTTGAGATGTTGACTGGATTACGAGCACTTGATATGAAACGTCCGAGCAGTCAGCAGAATCTAATAAATTGGGGGAAGCCCTTCCTCTCGCAGAAAAGAAAGCTCAAAACCATCATGGATGCGCGTATAGAAGGACAATATTCAACAAAAGCAGCAGTGCAAGCTGCTCAGCTGACACTAAAATGCTTGGAAACTGATATGAGAAAGCGGCCCTCCATGAATGAAGTTGTGGAAGTTTTGGAACAGATAGACTCAATGACAGAGAAACACAAGGAACCCAGAAGCAGCTCAGCTCTTTCTACTAAGAATCATCGCCATCGTTTTCAGCATCAGCCTAAGTCATTCTGA
- the LOC141664749 gene encoding putative serine/threonine-protein kinase PIX13 isoform X1, giving the protein MGNCLKSPQSASNTGPISNINSNPSTTPSTRPSTTTTGTFYSNGGGFSVSGSSAGEQSQSQSQFSAAANGEASLFGELLPTPSLKVYSFSDMKNATKSFKPDTVLGVGGFGTVYKGWVDEKTLEPCKIGTGMVVAIKKLNHESVQGFQEWQSEVNFLGTLSHPNLVKLLGYCWEDQDLLLVYEFMQKGSLENHLFRRSSAVEPLSWNKRLKIAIGAARGLSFLHNSEKKIIYRDFKASNILLDGDYNPKISDFGLAKLGPAGGESHVTTRVMGTYGYAAPEYVATGHLYVKSDVYGFGVVLLEMLTGLRALDMKRPSSQQNLINWGKPFLSQKRKLKTIMDARIEGQYSTKAAVQAAQLTLKCLETDMRKRPSMNEVVEVLEQIDSMTEKHKEPRSSSALSTKNHRHRFQHQPKSF; this is encoded by the exons ATGGGTAATTGTTTAAAATCTCCACAAAGTGCTAGTAATACAGGTCCAATTTCGAACATTAACTCAAATCCTAGTACCACCCCAAGTACTAGACCTTCCACTACAACTACTG GGACATTTTACAGCAATGGTGGTGGCTTCTCAGTCAGCGGCAGCAGTGCAGGTGAGCAAAGCCAAAGCCAGAGCCAGTTTTCTGCTGCAGCAAATGGCGAGGCTTCACTGTTTGGAGAATTATTGCCTACACCGAGCCTTAAGGTTTATAGCTTTTCTGATATGAAAAATGCTACTAAAAGTTTTAAACCTGATACAGTGTTAGGCGTGGGAGGTTTTGGCACTGTTTATAAAGGTTGGGTGGATGAGAAGACCCTTGAACCTTGTAAAATTGGCACTGGAATGGTGGTTGCTATAAAGAAACTAAACCACGAAAGTGTGCAAGGGTTTCAAGAGTGGCAG TCAGAAGTGAACTTTTTAGGAACACTTTCTCATCCCAACTTGGTCAAGCTATTGGGATACTGCTGGGAGGATCAAGACCTTTTACTTGTTTACGAGTTTATGCAAAAAGGAAGCTTGGAAAACCATCTTTTCAGAA GGAGTTCTGCAGTTGAACCACTTTCATGGAACAAACGACTAAAAATAGCAATCGGAGCTGCACGAGGACTATCTTTCTTGCATAACTCGGAAAAGAAAATCATTTACAGGGACTTTAAGGCCTCTAACATACTGCTTGATGGG GACTACAACCCAAAAATTTCAGACTTTGGCTTGGCAAAATTGGGTCCTGCAGGTGGAGAATCACATGTCACTACTCGAGTCATGGGAACCTATGGTTATGCTGCTCCTGAATATGTTGCAACAG GCCATTTATATGTGAAGAGTGATGTCTATGGATTTGGGGTTGTGCTACTTGAGATGTTGACTGGATTACGAGCACTTGATATGAAACGTCCGAGCAGTCAGCAGAATCTAATAAATTGGGGGAAGCCCTTCCTCTCGCAGAAAAGAAAGCTCAAAACCATCATGGATGCGCGTATAGAAGGACAATATTCAACAAAAGCAGCAGTGCAAGCTGCTCAGCTGACACTAAAATGCTTGGAAACTGATATGAGAAAGCGGCCCTCCATGAATGAAGTTGTGGAAGTTTTGGAACAGATAGACTCAATGACAGAGAAACACAAGGAACCCAGAAGCAGCTCAGCTCTTTCTACTAAGAATCATCGCCATCGTTTTCAGCATCAGCCTAAGTCATTCTGA